From one Streptomyces sp. SCSIO 30461 genomic stretch:
- a CDS encoding carboxylesterase family protein, with product MSEQNTVEAETAYGRVSGLAGDGCVRFLGIPYAAAPAGDLLFAAPVPPRPWSGVRAAHSLGPTAPKPPLGGRLGEITSDPDIEGEEWLNLNVWTPDPAGSGMPVLVWIHGGGFTTGSSAVPTYDGAAFARDGLVCVSFNYRLGVYGFGYLPDAPAPANRGLLDQIAALNWVRENIANFGGDPGNVTVAGESAGAMSVLALLSREDGLFHRAIVQSGTAHLGQTPADAAKVLAAVADELGVEPTVEVLAGVDTEELLKAQNEVSADVSQAPDTAKYGASTMASCGLSFMPVVDGDVLPRRPIDAIADGAGSDIPLLMGTTTEEFRLFVVTTILVGWNLPILYDKHLNAYSVPDGSWDEYKKGDTTAYPRNAASGVACALLSDRMFRIPTYRIAEARIVDSAAPTHLYEFGWRSPVTPNNLHVKIGACHSVDLPFAWNTLALPDSMKLTGPNPPQALATALHQAWADFAKTGQVSWAAYDTVRRPVMTYARDNSTTNTVVEDPRKTEREWWHGHPATN from the coding sequence GTGTCCGAGCAGAATACGGTCGAAGCCGAGACGGCCTACGGCAGGGTCTCGGGACTGGCCGGAGACGGCTGTGTCCGCTTCCTGGGCATCCCCTACGCCGCCGCGCCCGCCGGTGACCTCCTGTTCGCCGCCCCCGTACCGCCGAGGCCATGGTCTGGAGTACGCGCCGCCCACAGCCTGGGTCCCACCGCACCCAAGCCGCCATTGGGCGGCCGGTTGGGTGAGATCACCTCCGATCCGGACATCGAGGGCGAGGAGTGGTTGAACCTGAATGTCTGGACACCCGACCCCGCCGGGTCCGGTATGCCGGTCCTGGTGTGGATCCACGGCGGCGGGTTCACCACCGGCTCGTCGGCCGTGCCCACCTACGACGGCGCCGCATTCGCCCGTGACGGACTTGTGTGCGTGAGCTTCAACTACCGGCTCGGCGTGTACGGCTTCGGCTATCTGCCCGACGCGCCCGCACCCGCCAACCGCGGCCTTCTGGACCAGATCGCCGCGCTGAACTGGGTGCGGGAGAACATCGCCAACTTCGGCGGTGACCCGGGCAACGTCACGGTGGCCGGGGAGTCCGCCGGTGCGATGAGCGTCCTCGCGCTCCTCTCCCGCGAGGACGGTCTGTTCCACAGGGCGATCGTGCAGAGCGGCACCGCTCACCTCGGCCAGACTCCCGCCGATGCGGCCAAGGTCCTCGCGGCCGTCGCCGACGAACTCGGCGTCGAGCCCACGGTCGAAGTCCTGGCCGGTGTCGACACCGAAGAACTGCTCAAGGCGCAGAACGAAGTGAGCGCGGACGTCAGTCAGGCCCCGGACACCGCCAAGTACGGTGCAAGCACCATGGCCTCCTGTGGTCTGTCGTTCATGCCCGTCGTCGACGGCGACGTGCTGCCCCGGCGCCCCATCGACGCCATCGCCGACGGAGCGGGTAGCGACATCCCCCTGCTGATGGGCACCACCACCGAGGAGTTCCGCCTCTTCGTAGTCACCACCATCCTGGTCGGCTGGAATCTTCCCATCCTGTACGACAAGCATCTCAACGCCTACAGCGTCCCTGACGGCTCATGGGACGAGTACAAGAAGGGCGACACCACCGCCTACCCCCGTAACGCCGCCTCCGGCGTGGCTTGCGCGCTCTTGAGCGACCGCATGTTCCGCATCCCCACGTACCGCATCGCCGAAGCCCGCATCGTCGACAGCGCTGCCCCCACCCATCTGTACGAATTCGGCTGGCGCTCCCCCGTCACCCCCAACAACCTGCACGTCAAGATCGGCGCCTGCCACAGCGTCGACCTGCCCTTCGCCTGGAACACCCTCGCCCTGCCCGACAGCATGAAACTCACCGGCCCCAACCCGCCCCAGGCACTGGCGACCGCACTCCACCAGGCCTGGGCCGACTTCGCCAAGACCGGACAGGTCTCCTGGGCCGCCTACGACACGGTCAGACGACCCGTCATGACCTACGCCCGTGACAACAGCACCACCAACACCGTCGTAGAAGACCCCCGCAAAACCGAACGCGAATGGTGGCACGGCCACCCCGCCACCAACTGA
- a CDS encoding TetR family transcriptional regulator translates to MPNGRWGRPVSGAPRTNTRDIARAAVRAELAEVAFGLFRLKGFDNVTVNDLAAAAGVSRSTFLRYFGTKEDAALSAFDAHGERIAAALRACPADEDDWSALRSAMDVVVGPYRQDPEGALALAGLVRETPALCARQLERQRTWHPLLQQALAERAGSSGSSALALSVRAAAALDCLNIAVDHWTASDGSLDLIALLDEAFAALSP, encoded by the coding sequence ATGCCGAACGGAAGGTGGGGACGCCCGGTGAGCGGAGCGCCGCGTACGAACACGAGGGATATCGCCCGGGCGGCCGTGCGTGCCGAGTTGGCGGAGGTCGCCTTCGGCCTGTTCCGGCTGAAGGGCTTCGACAACGTCACGGTGAACGACCTGGCCGCTGCTGCGGGAGTGTCCCGCAGCACGTTCCTGCGCTACTTCGGTACCAAGGAGGACGCGGCGCTCAGTGCGTTCGACGCGCATGGCGAACGGATCGCCGCGGCCCTGCGGGCCTGCCCGGCCGACGAGGACGACTGGAGCGCGCTGCGGTCCGCGATGGACGTGGTGGTCGGACCTTACCGCCAGGATCCGGAGGGGGCGCTGGCGCTGGCCGGCCTCGTCCGGGAAACCCCTGCCCTGTGCGCGCGCCAGTTGGAGCGGCAGCGCACGTGGCACCCGCTGCTGCAGCAGGCCCTCGCCGAGAGGGCGGGTTCCTCCGGGTCCTCGGCGCTCGCGCTGTCGGTGAGAGCTGCCGCGGCGCTGGACTGCCTGAACATCGCCGTCGACCACTGGACCGCGTCGGACGGCAGTCTCGACCTCATCGCGCTGCTCGACGAAGCCTTCGCGGCCCTCTCACCGTGA
- a CDS encoding Sua5/YciO/YrdC/YwlC family protein, whose product MPATARLLTERLWPGPLTLVLRRGPRGPLEATGGLKTAAVRVPDNPVALVLLSAFGRRYRRFVRQVLRLGQPHDS is encoded by the coding sequence ATGCCCGCGACCGCCCGTCTGCTGACTGAACGCCTCTGGCCGGGGCCCCTCACGCTGGTCCTGCGGCGCGGCCCCCGGGGACCTCTCGAAGCGACCGGCGGCCTGAAGACGGCGGCGGTGCGCGTGCCCGACAACCCCGTCGCGCTCGTGCTGCTGTCGGCCTTCGGCCGGCGGTACCGTCGCTTCGTCCGTCAAGTGCTGCGGCTCGGTCAGCCCCACGACAGCTGA
- the crtI gene encoding phytoene desaturase family protein, with protein sequence MRTVQGRTDHVVVVGAGLAGLSAALHLLGAGRRVTVVERDLHPGGRAGRIERGGYHFDTGPTVITMPDLLADTFAAVGDSMEARLELVPLHPAYRAAFADGSTLDVHTRPDAMEVEVERFAGARDALGYRRLRRWLENLYRAQMGRFIDTNFDSPLQLLAPDLARLAALGGFGRLDARIGRFVRDERLRRVFSFQSLYAGLSPSRALAAYAVIAYMDTVAGVHFPKGGVHAVPRAMANAAADAGATFHYGHAVTKLERTGERITAVVTDRERLPCDAVVLTPDLPVTYRLLGRRPQRLRALRHSPSAVVLHAGTDRTWSGLAHHTISFGAAWANTFRELTRTGRLMTDPSLLITRPTTTDPSLAPPGRHVHYVLAPCPNTDIGPNTAMWQDLGPRYRQNLLTELDRRGLNGIAASIEQECLVTPADWARQDHAAGTPFSVAHTFSQTGPFRPRNVVNGTENAVLAGCGTTPGVGVPTVLISGKLAAARIVGGHRPATRPPMRANTARSTAEPVPAAAVTGTPQGEVLRASRSGTP encoded by the coding sequence ATGAGGACCGTTCAGGGCCGCACCGACCATGTCGTAGTGGTCGGAGCCGGGCTCGCCGGGCTGTCGGCAGCACTGCATCTCCTCGGCGCGGGCCGCCGCGTCACCGTCGTCGAACGTGATCTTCACCCCGGCGGCCGTGCCGGGCGCATCGAGCGCGGTGGCTACCACTTCGACACCGGCCCGACCGTCATCACCATGCCCGACCTCCTTGCCGACACCTTCGCTGCGGTTGGCGACTCGATGGAGGCGAGGCTGGAACTCGTTCCGCTGCATCCCGCCTACCGGGCAGCTTTCGCCGACGGCAGCACCCTGGATGTGCACACCCGGCCCGACGCCATGGAGGTGGAGGTCGAGCGGTTCGCCGGCGCACGGGATGCGCTCGGCTACCGCCGTCTGCGCCGCTGGCTGGAGAATCTGTATAGAGCCCAGATGGGGCGCTTCATCGACACCAACTTCGACTCCCCGCTTCAGCTGCTCGCTCCCGACCTCGCCCGGCTCGCCGCCCTCGGCGGTTTCGGCCGCCTCGACGCCCGCATCGGGCGCTTCGTCCGTGACGAACGGCTCCGCCGAGTTTTCTCCTTCCAGTCCCTGTACGCCGGTCTGTCACCATCCCGCGCCCTCGCCGCCTATGCAGTCATCGCGTACATGGACACCGTCGCCGGAGTCCACTTCCCCAAGGGCGGCGTTCATGCCGTACCGCGCGCCATGGCGAACGCCGCGGCGGATGCCGGAGCAACCTTCCACTACGGCCACGCAGTCACCAAGCTCGAACGCACAGGTGAGCGCATCACCGCTGTCGTCACCGACCGGGAACGGCTGCCGTGCGACGCCGTCGTTCTCACCCCGGACCTGCCGGTCACCTACCGGCTCCTCGGACGCCGCCCACAGCGGCTCCGCGCCCTGCGCCACTCGCCGTCCGCCGTCGTGCTGCACGCGGGAACCGACCGGACCTGGTCCGGACTGGCCCACCACACCATCTCGTTCGGTGCCGCCTGGGCGAACACCTTCCGAGAGCTGACGCGCACCGGCCGGCTGATGACGGACCCCTCGCTCCTCATCACCCGACCCACCACCACCGACCCGTCCCTCGCGCCGCCCGGCCGCCATGTCCACTACGTTTTGGCACCCTGCCCCAACACGGACATCGGCCCCAACACGGCCATGTGGCAGGACCTCGGCCCCCGCTACCGGCAGAACCTCCTGACCGAGCTCGACCGCCGGGGCCTCAACGGCATCGCCGCATCGATCGAGCAGGAATGCCTGGTCACACCCGCCGACTGGGCCAGGCAAGACCACGCGGCGGGCACCCCGTTCTCCGTGGCGCACACCTTCTCCCAGACCGGGCCCTTCCGTCCGCGGAACGTTGTCAACGGCACGGAGAACGCCGTACTCGCCGGCTGCGGCACCACACCCGGCGTGGGCGTGCCTACGGTGCTGATCTCCGGGAAACTCGCCGCGGCCCGCATCGTCGGTGGACACCGGCCCGCGACGCGTCCACCGATGCGGGCGAACACCGCCAGAAGCACCGCCGAGCCCGTGCCGGCAGCCGCCGTTACCGGCACTCCCCAAGGCGAGGTCCTTCGCGCCAGCAGAAGCGGGACGCCATGA
- a CDS encoding polyprenyl synthetase family protein has protein sequence MDGLGEPACTPVSPLLNAEADCLLCKEIDDDVAAAVRRQLTVLLEPRVSAAGVLDSVFASDIGEPLALFTLDGGRCMRPQFLWWAMRACGGGDRHIPVALRLGAALELIQSCALLHDDVMDGSMRRRGKPSFQARLAARHADSAAVEAGTMTFASSAAVLAGDLALAWADDIVAETHCDEAVRLRVLEHWRAMRTEMVAGQYLDLHGQTTRSRSVAQALRTARLKTAQYTVARPLSFGAAVACADARTTRQLYAAGQYAGTAFQLRDDIEGVFGDPATTGKPSGDDVRAGKLTYLVAVAQTRAEAGHDRATLSLLETALGNAELTEDGLRKVREVLIETGAVDIVEQRIEWLLEACHRRLSAAVLSSAGARQLRTLFARAAAPVTPTEPTETPAQASGVRRGLRAPRGVGAQATEPACSPHRSSWPTPNTPPVRVLAANPVGRTRCSLAPSDGCHP, from the coding sequence ATGGACGGGCTTGGGGAACCGGCGTGCACCCCCGTCTCACCCCTGCTCAACGCCGAGGCGGACTGTCTCCTCTGCAAGGAGATCGACGACGACGTAGCCGCGGCGGTGAGGAGACAACTCACCGTCCTGCTCGAACCCAGGGTGTCAGCCGCCGGTGTGCTTGACAGTGTGTTCGCTTCGGACATCGGTGAGCCGCTAGCCCTGTTCACGTTGGATGGCGGCCGGTGCATGCGGCCTCAGTTCTTGTGGTGGGCCATGCGGGCGTGCGGGGGCGGGGATCGGCACATCCCTGTCGCACTTCGTCTGGGCGCGGCCCTGGAGCTCATCCAGAGCTGTGCCCTGCTGCATGACGATGTGATGGACGGATCAATGCGCCGCAGAGGCAAGCCGTCGTTCCAGGCTCGGCTGGCCGCACGCCACGCCGACTCCGCGGCCGTTGAAGCCGGCACGATGACCTTCGCGTCTTCCGCCGCGGTCCTGGCCGGAGATCTCGCACTCGCCTGGGCGGACGACATCGTCGCGGAGACACATTGCGACGAAGCGGTCCGGCTTCGCGTGCTGGAGCACTGGCGAGCCATGCGTACCGAGATGGTCGCGGGGCAGTATCTGGACTTGCATGGGCAGACGACACGGTCGCGCTCCGTCGCCCAGGCACTGCGCACTGCCCGTCTCAAGACAGCGCAATACACCGTCGCGCGGCCCCTTTCCTTCGGTGCTGCTGTCGCGTGCGCCGACGCACGGACGACTCGGCAGCTCTACGCGGCGGGCCAGTATGCCGGCACCGCCTTCCAGCTTCGCGACGACATCGAGGGCGTCTTCGGTGATCCGGCGACCACGGGCAAGCCGTCCGGCGACGATGTCCGTGCCGGAAAGCTCACCTACCTCGTCGCCGTGGCACAGACCCGAGCCGAGGCCGGCCATGACCGAGCCACGCTGTCGCTACTTGAGACCGCGCTCGGGAACGCGGAGCTGACCGAGGACGGACTGCGTAAGGTGCGCGAAGTCCTGATCGAGACCGGTGCCGTGGACATCGTCGAGCAACGGATCGAATGGCTGCTGGAGGCCTGTCACCGCCGGCTGTCCGCTGCCGTCCTCTCCTCCGCAGGCGCGCGGCAGTTGCGCACCCTCTTCGCGCGGGCAGCTGCCCCGGTGACTCCTACCGAGCCGACTGAAACACCGGCGCAGGCGTCTGGCGTCCGGCGCGGCTTGCGCGCGCCCCGCGGCGTAGGCGCGCAGGCCACCGAGCCGGCCTGTAGTCCTCATCGCTCATCATGGCCGACCCCGAACACCCCACCTGTGCGGGTCTTGGCGGCGAACCCGGTAGGCCGGACGCGGTGCTCACTGGCACCCTCCGACGGGTGCCACCCATGA
- a CDS encoding phytoene/squalene synthase family protein, producing MTRRELNAAGITDPTLRAAYATCRQLNARHGRTYFLATRLLPIERRPAVHALYGFARWADDIVDDLSTHTSATLRRSALQRLSEDLEAGLRAIRSPEPVVHALADTARRYGIEHSHFTDFLASMRSDLEVTDYADYNALRRYMHGSAAVIGLQMLPVLGTVVPRAEAAPYAAALGVAFQLTNFVRDVGEDLDRGRVYLPADLLDAHNVDRDLLLWSRTTGREDPRVTAALKDAIHLTRGVYREAAPGLHMLHPASRPCIRTAFILYGGILDAIAEDGYACVHRRAAVAPTRRVAIALDGLARVTAARWTSRRAVRGAHSPCAYPTHPRSPAGYESEPQEETAV from the coding sequence ATGACGCGCAGGGAACTCAACGCTGCCGGCATCACCGACCCCACCCTGCGCGCCGCGTATGCCACCTGCCGACAACTCAATGCCCGTCACGGCCGGACCTACTTCCTCGCCACCCGGCTGCTCCCGATCGAGCGGCGCCCCGCTGTCCACGCCCTCTACGGATTCGCCCGCTGGGCCGACGACATCGTCGACGACCTCAGCACACACACGTCAGCAACTCTCCGGCGGTCGGCGTTGCAGCGGCTCTCAGAAGACCTCGAAGCCGGACTTCGTGCCATCCGCAGCCCCGAACCGGTTGTCCACGCACTGGCCGACACCGCCCGCCGGTACGGCATCGAGCACAGCCATTTCACCGACTTCCTGGCGTCCATGCGCAGCGATCTGGAGGTCACGGACTACGCCGACTACAACGCCCTGCGGCGCTACATGCACGGATCCGCCGCCGTCATCGGACTGCAGATGCTGCCTGTCCTGGGCACCGTCGTCCCTCGCGCGGAAGCCGCACCGTACGCCGCCGCCCTCGGGGTGGCCTTCCAGCTGACCAACTTCGTACGCGACGTGGGCGAGGACCTGGACCGCGGACGCGTCTACCTCCCCGCCGATCTGCTGGACGCGCACAACGTGGACCGGGACCTGCTGCTGTGGAGCCGCACCACAGGCCGGGAGGACCCCCGCGTCACCGCGGCACTCAAGGACGCCATCCACCTCACGCGGGGTGTGTACCGCGAGGCAGCGCCGGGACTGCACATGCTTCATCCGGCGTCGAGACCCTGTATCCGCACCGCTTTCATCCTGTACGGCGGCATCCTGGATGCGATCGCCGAAGACGGCTACGCCTGTGTCCACCGCCGCGCCGCCGTCGCACCGACGCGCCGGGTGGCGATCGCCCTCGATGGGCTTGCCCGGGTGACAGCCGCTCGGTGGACCAGCCGCCGCGCCGTACGAGGCGCTCATTCGCCATGTGCCTACCCGACCCATCCCCGCTCACCTGCAGGCTACGAATCGGAGCCCCAGGAGGAGACGGCCGTATGA
- a CDS encoding IS1182 family transposase: MAVGRTPMQPGLLSSTVGFCEGRLAPNSIYAVLHRECRALFPDEMFADLFAEDGRRSVPPMIVAVVMVLQRLEGLSDREAVERFAFDVRWKYAAGGLDFDHPGFVHTVLVDMRARLAASARPNRIFERTVEVAAQAGLVGRRRVLDSAPIYDAVATQDTITLIRSAIRGLLRAADHVLRAELRAVISSGDAYTSTDKPVIDWTDAAEREALIDSRARDGFALLTVLDGRAVPGDVGQAARLLATVLGQDLEQDGGVFKIARKVAADRVISTVDPEARHGHKTVRRSFDGYKGHVAEEPDSEVITATEVTAGNAGDAEPAADLLADVLQPPAAEQADQARAEVYGDAAYGTGPLLAELDDAGARVMVKVQAANAPGGRFSKDAFTIDLEAGQVTCPNQVTAAIRPKSDGGGTACFKTACAACPLAAQCTTARNGRVITIGPHEEHLARGRARSADPVWLAAYRATRPKVERKIAHLMRRRHGGRRARVRGRAKIAADFSLLAAAVNVARLGVLGIMSTGSDKWAVAAG; the protein is encoded by the coding sequence ATGGCAGTGGGCCGGACTCCGATGCAGCCGGGGTTGCTCTCCTCCACAGTGGGTTTCTGCGAGGGTCGGCTGGCGCCGAACTCGATCTACGCGGTGCTGCACCGCGAGTGCCGGGCGTTGTTCCCCGATGAGATGTTCGCCGATCTGTTCGCCGAGGACGGCCGCAGGTCGGTGCCGCCGATGATCGTGGCGGTCGTGATGGTCCTGCAGCGTCTGGAGGGTTTGTCCGATCGCGAGGCGGTCGAGCGGTTCGCGTTCGATGTGCGCTGGAAGTACGCCGCCGGCGGGCTGGACTTCGACCATCCGGGGTTCGTGCACACCGTGCTGGTCGACATGCGGGCGAGGCTTGCCGCTTCCGCCCGGCCGAACCGGATCTTCGAGCGGACGGTAGAGGTTGCTGCACAGGCCGGACTGGTCGGCCGCAGGAGGGTGCTGGACTCGGCACCGATCTATGACGCGGTGGCCACGCAGGACACCATCACGCTGATCCGTTCGGCCATCCGCGGCCTGCTGCGGGCGGCCGATCACGTGCTGCGGGCCGAGCTGCGGGCGGTGATCTCCAGCGGGGACGCCTACACCAGCACGGACAAGCCGGTCATCGACTGGACGGACGCGGCCGAGCGGGAAGCCCTCATCGATTCGCGGGCCCGTGACGGGTTCGCGCTGCTGACCGTGCTGGACGGCCGGGCCGTGCCCGGGGATGTGGGCCAGGCCGCGCGGTTGCTGGCCACCGTGCTGGGCCAGGACCTGGAGCAGGACGGGGGCGTCTTCAAGATCGCCCGCAAGGTGGCCGCGGACCGGGTCATCTCCACGGTTGATCCCGAGGCCCGGCACGGCCACAAGACCGTCCGCCGGTCCTTCGACGGTTACAAGGGTCATGTGGCCGAGGAACCCGACAGCGAGGTCATCACCGCGACCGAGGTCACGGCGGGCAACGCCGGCGATGCCGAGCCCGCCGCCGACCTGCTCGCCGACGTTCTCCAACCACCTGCCGCCGAGCAGGCAGACCAGGCGCGGGCCGAAGTCTACGGCGACGCCGCTTACGGGACCGGGCCGCTGCTGGCCGAGCTGGACGACGCGGGCGCCCGGGTGATGGTCAAGGTGCAGGCGGCCAACGCGCCCGGTGGGCGGTTCTCCAAGGACGCCTTCACCATCGATCTGGAGGCAGGGCAGGTCACCTGCCCGAACCAGGTGACCGCCGCGATCCGCCCGAAGTCTGATGGCGGTGGGACGGCCTGCTTCAAGACCGCCTGCGCCGCCTGCCCCCTTGCGGCGCAGTGCACTACCGCCAGGAACGGACGCGTCATCACCATCGGCCCTCACGAAGAACACCTGGCCCGGGGCCGGGCTCGCAGTGCGGACCCCGTCTGGCTGGCCGCCTACCGGGCCACCCGCCCCAAGGTCGAACGCAAGATCGCCCACCTGATGCGGCGGCGACACGGCGGACGCCGCGCCCGGGTGCGGGGCCGGGCCAAGATCGCCGCCGACTTCTCCTTGCTGGCCGCCGCCGTCAACGTCGCGCGGCTCGGCGTGCTCGGAATCATGTCCACAGGCAGTGACAAGTGGGCGGTCGCCGCCGGCTGA